In Opitutus sp., one genomic interval encodes:
- the udk gene encoding uridine kinase: MSVNTPNPVDSPTRTPATNPPPHLVIGIAGGSASGKSSLAHRLAHGLGPHHCAVIAHDRYYRDHPRLTAAERQQLDYDHPDAIETALLLRHLRALRAGRAIALPHYDYARHGRAAETTPLHRAPVIIIEGLFVLADARLRRVLDLKIFVHADDELRLARRIKRDTTERGQPLTEVLERYETRVRPGHERHVDPSRQHADLVWDQANDDTFPSRLLTRLRQTP; encoded by the coding sequence ATGAGCGTAAACACCCCCAACCCCGTGGACTCCCCCACCCGCACGCCGGCCACCAACCCGCCCCCGCACTTGGTGATCGGCATCGCCGGGGGCAGCGCCTCGGGAAAATCGTCCCTGGCCCACCGCCTCGCCCACGGACTCGGCCCGCACCACTGTGCAGTGATCGCCCACGACCGCTACTACCGCGACCACCCGCGGCTCACCGCCGCCGAACGCCAACAACTCGATTACGACCACCCCGACGCCATCGAAACCGCGCTGCTGCTGAGGCATTTGCGCGCCTTGCGCGCCGGACGTGCGATCGCGCTGCCTCACTACGATTACGCCCGCCATGGCCGAGCCGCCGAAACCACTCCGCTCCACCGCGCCCCCGTCATCATCATCGAGGGCCTGTTCGTGCTCGCCGATGCCCGCCTGCGCCGCGTGCTCGACCTCAAAATCTTCGTCCACGCCGACGACGAGTTACGCCTAGCCCGCCGCATCAAGCGCGACACCACCGAACGCGGCCAACCGCTCACCGAAGTCCTCGAACGCTACGAAACCCGCGTGCGCCCCGGTCACGAGCGCCACGTCGACCCGTCGCGCCAGCACGCCGACCTGGTCTGGGATCAGGCTAACGACGACACGTTCCCCTCCCGCCTGCTGACACGCCTGCGCCAAACCCCATGA
- a CDS encoding 2,3-bisphosphoglycerate-independent phosphoglycerate mutase, translating to MNTPRKPVLLIIRDGWGHNPYPDQAATNAVALAKKPVDDALQATAPVAYVSASGLDVGLPDGQMGNSEVGHENIGAGRIVDQELVRLNKLFSEKQLAQNATWHGVVARIKASPTAKLHLMGIVSDGGVHGMLEHLYGLLVQAKSDGIPADRVFIHGFTDGRDTAPTSGLGFVRAVEAKLKELGYGRIASICGRFWAMDRDNRWERVQKGYDLLTGRALAATATSAEAAVQSYYDKPLSETQKGDEFVPATAIVDAAGKPLATFQDGDAVVFYNYRGDRPREITRAFVMDDFKEFNRGPKLDLYYATMTEYEAGLPVKIISPKPEKLKNILGQVVANAGIAQFRCAETEKNPHVTFFFNNYNKEPFAGQVNACPASPKVPTYDMQPEMSAAEVTALSKEAILSGKYGFIAVNYANPDMVGHTGSVPATVKACEATDAGVGELLAALKQVGGKAVICADHGNAEQMWDSVLKGPHTAHTLNLVDVFVVGEGLTKAGTKMRSGGRLADIAPTVLQLMGLPKPAEMTGQSLIEA from the coding sequence ATGAACACTCCGCGTAAACCTGTTCTGCTCATCATCCGCGACGGTTGGGGCCATAACCCTTATCCCGACCAGGCCGCCACCAACGCCGTGGCTTTGGCCAAAAAGCCGGTCGATGACGCCCTTCAGGCCACCGCTCCGGTCGCCTACGTCTCCGCCAGCGGTCTCGACGTCGGTCTGCCCGACGGCCAGATGGGCAACTCCGAGGTGGGCCACGAAAACATCGGCGCCGGCCGCATCGTCGACCAGGAGTTGGTACGCCTCAACAAACTGTTCTCCGAAAAGCAGCTCGCCCAAAACGCCACCTGGCACGGCGTGGTCGCCCGCATCAAGGCCTCGCCCACGGCCAAACTCCACCTCATGGGCATCGTTTCCGACGGCGGCGTCCACGGCATGCTCGAGCACCTCTACGGGCTGCTGGTGCAGGCCAAATCCGACGGCATCCCCGCCGACCGCGTGTTCATCCACGGCTTCACCGACGGCCGCGATACCGCGCCGACCAGCGGCCTGGGTTTTGTGCGTGCCGTTGAGGCCAAGCTCAAAGAACTCGGCTACGGCCGCATCGCCTCGATCTGCGGACGTTTCTGGGCGATGGATCGCGACAACCGTTGGGAGCGCGTGCAAAAGGGCTACGACCTGCTCACTGGCCGCGCCCTCGCCGCCACCGCCACCTCCGCCGAGGCAGCCGTCCAGAGCTATTACGATAAACCCCTCAGTGAGACGCAAAAGGGCGATGAGTTCGTGCCCGCCACCGCCATCGTAGACGCCGCCGGCAAGCCCCTCGCCACCTTCCAAGACGGTGACGCCGTTGTGTTTTACAACTACCGTGGCGACCGCCCCCGCGAGATCACCCGCGCCTTTGTGATGGACGACTTCAAGGAGTTTAACCGCGGTCCGAAGCTCGACCTCTACTACGCCACCATGACCGAGTACGAGGCGGGCCTGCCGGTGAAGATCATCTCGCCCAAGCCGGAAAAGCTCAAAAACATCCTCGGCCAGGTCGTGGCCAACGCAGGAATTGCCCAGTTCCGCTGCGCCGAGACCGAGAAGAATCCGCACGTCACCTTCTTCTTTAACAACTACAATAAGGAGCCGTTTGCGGGCCAAGTGAACGCCTGTCCGGCCAGCCCCAAGGTGCCCACCTACGACATGCAGCCCGAGATGAGCGCGGCCGAGGTCACCGCCTTGAGCAAGGAAGCGATTCTCTCCGGCAAATACGGCTTCATCGCCGTTAACTACGCCAATCCCGACATGGTCGGCCACACCGGCTCGGTTCCGGCCACGGTGAAAGCCTGCGAAGCCACCGACGCCGGCGTGGGCGAACTGCTCGCCGCGCTCAAACAGGTCGGAGGTAAAGCGGTGATCTGTGCCGACCACGGCAACGCCGAACAGATGTGGGACTCGGTACTCAAAGGCCCGCATACCGCGCACACCTTGAACTTGGTCGATGTGTTTGTGGTGGGCGAAGGTCTGACCAAGGCAGGCACCAAGATGCGCTCGGGCGGACGTTTGGCCGACATCGCGCCGACCGTCTTGCAGTTGATGGGCCTGCCCAAGCCCGCCGAGATGACCGGTCAGAGCCTGATCGAGGCTTGA
- the raiA gene encoding ribosome-associated translation inhibitor RaiA, whose translation MNRQNNKQEVIVSGIHLELTPSLKTFVQEKAERLFRHEESIGRIRVELECDPKQAVAQRFTAKGHLQIQGPDCNVSVSSDECHKAIAMLIDKLDRMLERRARMMKSKRSHQRAADLEAAIPEGY comes from the coding sequence ATGAATAGACAAAATAATAAACAGGAAGTGATCGTTTCAGGTATCCATCTCGAGCTAACACCGTCCCTTAAAACCTTTGTTCAAGAAAAAGCGGAACGATTGTTCCGTCATGAGGAGAGTATCGGCCGTATCCGCGTCGAACTGGAATGCGACCCTAAGCAAGCCGTGGCCCAGCGCTTCACCGCCAAAGGCCACCTGCAGATCCAAGGGCCGGATTGTAATGTATCGGTGTCCTCCGACGAATGCCATAAGGCGATCGCCATGCTGATCGATAAACTCGATCGTATGTTGGAGCGCCGTGCACGAATGATGAAGTCCAAGCGTAGTCATCAACGTGCCGCCGACTTAGAGGCCGCTATTCCCGAGGGCTACTAA
- a CDS encoding SDR family NAD(P)-dependent oxidoreductase, with protein sequence MSSLSNELIKYSAVIVTGGSSGIGKSFIERVAKLHSGVPICNLSRRVPDINLSQLNLRQVPCDLSQSSALAAAAAEVLIFLKEVAPSGPVLLINNSGFGAYGHFPEPNLAHQLEMMDVNMRAVVDLTGQLLPVLKQRGGAIITVASTAAFQPTPYLATYGATKAFVLHWSLALNEELRGTGLRTLAVCPGPTSTEFFRRAGLKKGSVTDSLGQTTEQVVDESLQALAAGKALVVTGWKNKLLTSFSGLLPKTWVTRISAVVLARWRLAKASK encoded by the coding sequence ATGTCGTCGCTAAGCAACGAGCTCATTAAGTACTCAGCCGTCATCGTGACGGGGGGCTCTTCCGGTATTGGAAAATCGTTCATCGAGCGTGTGGCCAAGCTGCACAGCGGAGTGCCCATTTGCAATCTTTCAAGACGTGTTCCGGACATAAATTTGAGTCAGCTTAACCTGCGCCAAGTTCCCTGCGATTTATCGCAATCTTCGGCCCTCGCCGCCGCCGCCGCCGAGGTATTAATTTTTCTGAAGGAAGTCGCTCCAAGCGGGCCAGTTCTGCTAATCAACAACAGCGGCTTTGGCGCCTACGGCCATTTTCCCGAGCCTAATTTAGCGCACCAACTGGAGATGATGGACGTAAATATGCGCGCGGTGGTCGATCTCACTGGGCAATTATTGCCAGTACTGAAACAGCGCGGGGGCGCCATCATCACGGTAGCGTCCACCGCCGCCTTCCAGCCCACCCCGTACCTCGCCACCTACGGCGCCACCAAAGCCTTTGTGCTCCACTGGAGCCTCGCCCTCAACGAGGAATTGCGCGGCACCGGCCTGCGCACCTTGGCGGTTTGCCCTGGCCCCACCTCCACGGAATTCTTTCGCCGCGCCGGCCTCAAAAAAGGCTCCGTCACCGATTCGCTCGGGCAAACCACCGAGCAGGTCGTCGACGAGTCGTTGCAGGCGCTGGCTGCGGGCAAAGCCCTCGTTGTCACCGGCTGGAAAAACAAACTGCTGACGTCTTTCTCCGGCCTGCTGCCCAAAACGTGGGTCACCCGCATCAGTGCGGTCGTGCTGGCGCGCTGGCGCCTGGCCAAGGCCTCCAAATGA
- a CDS encoding RluA family pseudouridine synthase — protein sequence MSPTDPAAQANAGAPAAPVTPASLPTPPLPVDFPIRACAWPPRRAEPREGTVRMIAPDELRTWIVHEDDRLLVLSKPGDVVCHPSKAGPWSSLVGAAREYTQLPTVHLVFRLDRETSGIILLAKDSKMASRLQKAVQERRVTKRYQAITWGEFREPVTVNQPLGVDLHSPVFVKSAVVRSGDMEAKESVTHFTPEAVANGFSLVRADLETGRKHQIRAHLQWLGHSVVGDKIYGPDSRCYLDFIDHGWTPALAEKLLLDRQALHCAEIGLEAAGLPFTFRAPMPADMRAFCADRMGLEVAAAPA from the coding sequence ATGAGCCCGACCGATCCCGCCGCGCAGGCGAACGCTGGAGCACCCGCAGCTCCGGTGACACCCGCGTCCCTCCCGACTCCGCCCCTGCCGGTGGATTTCCCCATCCGCGCCTGCGCGTGGCCACCCCGGCGCGCCGAGCCCCGCGAGGGTACCGTGCGCATGATCGCACCCGATGAGTTACGCACCTGGATCGTGCACGAGGACGACAGACTACTCGTGCTCTCCAAACCCGGCGACGTGGTGTGCCACCCCTCCAAGGCCGGCCCGTGGTCGAGCCTGGTGGGCGCGGCGCGCGAATACACTCAACTGCCCACCGTCCACCTGGTGTTCCGCCTGGATCGCGAAACCAGCGGCATCATCCTGCTGGCCAAGGACTCCAAAATGGCCTCGCGCCTGCAAAAAGCGGTGCAGGAGCGGCGCGTCACCAAACGCTACCAGGCGATCACCTGGGGCGAGTTTCGTGAACCGGTGACGGTTAACCAACCGCTGGGCGTCGATCTGCACAGCCCGGTTTTTGTCAAAAGCGCGGTGGTGCGCAGCGGCGATATGGAGGCCAAGGAGTCGGTCACGCACTTCACCCCGGAAGCGGTGGCCAACGGGTTCTCGTTGGTTCGAGCCGACCTGGAAACGGGCCGCAAACACCAGATCCGCGCGCACCTGCAATGGCTGGGGCACTCGGTCGTTGGCGACAAGATCTACGGGCCGGATTCGCGCTGCTACCTCGACTTCATCGACCACGGATGGACTCCCGCCTTGGCAGAAAAACTCCTGCTCGACCGCCAGGCGCTGCACTGCGCCGAAATCGGCCTGGAGGCGGCGGGATTGCCCTTCACCTTCCGCGCGCCGATGCCGGCGGACATGCGCGCGTTTTGCGCCGATCGGATGGGGCTTGAGGTGGCCGCCGCGCCGGCGTGA
- the rpsA gene encoding 30S ribosomal protein S1: protein MSSIMQELLAQSGFDKLKEGAIVSATITEIRQNDVVVDIGGKSEGVIPANEFIDIGELQIGSQIDVYVVKLEDKNGAPELSFDQAEQKKNWDNILTKFPEGSIAAGRVKAKVKGGLIVSIGVDSFLPASHIDIQPPKNLDQYVGQTYDFKVLKINLDRKNIVLSRRELIEEQRTNKRKNLLDSIKPGQVRKGVVKNITDFGAFIDLDGMDGLLHITDMSWGRIAHPSEILKQGEEINVMIIEVNREKERVSLGLKQTTRNPWDEIENKFPVGVKVHGKVVNLVPYGAFIEIEPGVEGLVHITEMSWTKRITKPSELLKVGQELDAVVLGIQKEDQKISLGLRQLEPNPWDMARHNYPIGARVRGKVRNMTTYGAFIELEEGIDGMVHVSDLSWTRKVNHPSEILKKGDEVEAIVLDVDASQQRISLGVKQLAVDPWTDIDAFFKIGDVVSGVVSKITSFGAFVELKDGIDGLVHISQISEERIEKVKDVLKPGQEISARVIKIDRDERRLGLSVKAANYSEQQLAAETASFEALNRDSSGDMMNLGDILDAASDKK, encoded by the coding sequence ATGAGTTCTATAATGCAGGAGCTGCTCGCTCAATCCGGTTTCGATAAGCTTAAAGAAGGCGCTATCGTCTCCGCCACCATCACCGAAATCCGCCAGAACGACGTCGTCGTTGACATCGGTGGTAAATCCGAAGGCGTCATCCCCGCCAATGAGTTCATCGACATCGGCGAACTCCAGATCGGCTCCCAGATCGACGTTTACGTCGTCAAACTCGAAGACAAAAACGGCGCTCCCGAATTGTCCTTCGACCAAGCCGAGCAAAAGAAGAATTGGGACAACATTCTCACCAAGTTCCCCGAGGGCTCCATCGCCGCGGGTCGCGTTAAGGCCAAGGTCAAGGGCGGCCTGATCGTTTCGATCGGCGTCGACTCCTTCCTGCCCGCCTCGCACATCGATATCCAGCCCCCCAAGAACCTCGACCAGTACGTCGGCCAGACCTACGACTTCAAGGTTCTCAAAATCAATCTCGACCGGAAGAACATCGTTCTGTCCCGCCGCGAGCTCATCGAGGAACAGCGCACCAACAAGCGCAAGAACCTGCTCGACTCCATCAAGCCCGGTCAGGTCCGCAAGGGCGTGGTCAAGAACATCACCGACTTCGGTGCGTTCATCGACCTCGACGGCATGGATGGTCTCCTCCACATCACCGACATGTCCTGGGGCCGTATCGCTCACCCGAGCGAGATCCTCAAGCAGGGTGAAGAGATCAACGTCATGATCATCGAAGTGAACCGCGAGAAAGAGCGCGTTTCCCTCGGCCTCAAGCAGACCACCCGCAATCCGTGGGACGAGATCGAGAACAAGTTCCCCGTCGGCGTCAAAGTTCACGGCAAAGTCGTCAACTTGGTCCCCTACGGCGCGTTCATCGAGATCGAGCCCGGCGTCGAAGGCCTCGTGCACATCACCGAGATGTCCTGGACCAAGCGCATCACCAAGCCCTCCGAGCTGCTCAAGGTCGGCCAGGAGTTGGACGCGGTTGTCCTCGGTATCCAGAAGGAAGACCAGAAGATCTCCCTCGGCCTGCGCCAGCTCGAGCCCAATCCGTGGGACATGGCTCGCCACAACTACCCGATCGGCGCTCGTGTTCGCGGCAAGGTGCGCAACATGACCACCTACGGCGCCTTCATCGAACTCGAAGAAGGCATCGACGGTATGGTTCACGTGTCCGACCTCAGCTGGACGCGCAAGGTCAACCACCCCTCCGAGATCCTCAAGAAGGGCGACGAGGTCGAGGCCATCGTTCTCGATGTCGATGCTTCCCAGCAGCGCATCAGCCTCGGCGTCAAGCAGCTCGCCGTCGATCCTTGGACCGACATCGACGCCTTCTTCAAGATCGGCGACGTCGTCTCTGGCGTTGTCTCCAAGATCACCTCCTTCGGCGCCTTCGTGGAGCTCAAGGACGGTATCGATGGTTTGGTGCACATCTCGCAGATCAGCGAGGAGCGCATCGAGAAGGTGAAGGACGTGCTCAAGCCCGGCCAGGAAATCAGCGCCCGCGTGATCAAGATCGACCGCGACGAGCGTCGCCTCGGTCTGTCGGTCAAGGCCGCCAACTACTCCGAGCAGCAGCTCGCCGCCGAGACCGCCTCCTTCGAGGCCCTCAACCGCGACAGCTCCGGCGACATGATGAACCTGGGCGACATCCTCGATGCCGCTTCCGACAAGAAGTAA
- a CDS encoding tetratricopeptide repeat protein, translated as MKSSASLPWLLLATLLSPLAAHADAAAAGHGESHASPAAEKPAVTDTPAKIENEERASLIRIGAAKLASGDAASALIAYRQIATTARNDEEEVIALMGLARAYRLTGDGVKAAATYEHLIKNHPDCTELPTALLELGRTLRDLGSPKLAMARFYSVINSTLKLPEAESERYRRIVRTAQFEIAETHLAMGNYPEAVRFFNRLDLLDLAPADRGRARFKAAQSRIYAGDKTGAVTALTVFIGQDSNDPNSPEARFLLAQLLGELGRRDESLRVTLDLLNNERARGDKSGTWQTWQRRTGNQLANQFYQQGEFASALLVYRSLEALDPTPAWRIPVLYQLGLCLERLDQSLAATEAYAKIQKMAGEKPPENLADIVRMAAWRSTQIAWTLSTRNQIRDLGPVPPPVTPPLTQ; from the coding sequence ATGAAGTCCTCTGCCTCACTGCCCTGGTTGTTGCTCGCCACCCTGCTGTCACCGCTTGCCGCTCACGCGGATGCGGCGGCGGCAGGCCATGGCGAGTCGCATGCCTCGCCGGCGGCTGAAAAGCCGGCGGTGACGGACACGCCCGCCAAAATCGAAAACGAAGAACGTGCCAGCCTGATTCGCATCGGCGCGGCTAAATTGGCCTCCGGCGACGCCGCCTCCGCTCTCATCGCCTACCGTCAAATCGCCACCACCGCCCGCAATGACGAGGAGGAGGTCATCGCGCTGATGGGCTTGGCTCGCGCCTACCGGCTCACCGGCGACGGCGTGAAAGCCGCCGCCACCTACGAGCATCTGATTAAAAACCACCCCGACTGCACCGAGTTGCCCACCGCGCTGCTGGAGCTCGGCCGCACCCTGCGCGACCTCGGCAGCCCCAAGCTCGCCATGGCCCGCTTTTACTCGGTGATCAATTCCACCCTCAAGCTGCCCGAAGCGGAGTCCGAGCGCTACCGCCGCATCGTGCGCACCGCCCAGTTCGAAATCGCCGAAACCCACCTGGCGATGGGCAACTACCCGGAAGCCGTGCGCTTTTTCAACCGCCTTGACCTCCTCGATTTGGCCCCGGCGGACCGAGGCCGCGCCCGCTTCAAAGCCGCCCAATCCCGCATCTACGCCGGCGACAAAACCGGCGCGGTGACCGCCCTGACCGTGTTTATCGGCCAGGATTCGAACGACCCCAACAGCCCCGAAGCCCGTTTCCTGCTCGCCCAACTCCTCGGTGAGCTCGGTCGGCGCGACGAATCGCTGCGCGTCACCCTCGACCTGCTCAACAATGAGCGCGCCCGCGGCGACAAAAGCGGCACGTGGCAAACCTGGCAGCGCCGCACCGGTAACCAACTCGCCAACCAGTTTTACCAACAAGGCGAATTCGCCTCGGCGCTGCTTGTGTACCGCTCGCTGGAGGCACTCGACCCCACCCCCGCCTGGCGCATACCCGTGCTTTACCAACTCGGGCTGTGCCTGGAGCGCCTCGATCAATCACTCGCCGCAACCGAGGCCTACGCCAAAATTCAAAAAATGGCGGGTGAAAAACCGCCGGAAAATCTGGCCGATATCGTGCGTATGGCGGCGTGGCGCAGTACCCAGATCGCCTGGACCCTTTCCACGCGTAATCAAATCCGCGATCTAGGTCCCGTCCCCCCGCCCGTTACGCCCCCCCTTACCCAATGA
- a CDS encoding PEP-CTERM sorting domain-containing protein, whose translation MSHRAYTQHSPHPFTAVRANGVRVAVLAALLAMGGTLDLLAIAVTDTTGWTAWNTFGTTTPMTDGNSTDKKINNQAADFTGSISQQAGALNGTSSIMWQVNTATTGTGAFPGVIGLGVGLTDNANAINFVILLNGSTPAVQFASMGTMTNAGAVASSPSTLAWAPAGNAAGTANSSNALSAGASATSTYTKTTAGVVTFALSYATLQQAIRSYAGSAFSSFVVDDLTHLNFVAFTDSSSTYNAQVNGDLFATSNTNKGSTATFTSLGMGTTLIRPGGGPIPEPAAIYQLGGFIGVGLLGFFWRRRRAAKQAV comes from the coding sequence ATGAGCCACCGCGCCTATACGCAGCATTCGCCCCACCCATTCACTGCAGTCAGGGCAAACGGCGTGCGCGTGGCTGTGCTGGCGGCGCTGCTTGCGATGGGCGGCACGTTGGATCTGTTGGCTATCGCCGTGACGGATACGACGGGGTGGACGGCTTGGAATACCTTCGGCACGACCACGCCGATGACCGATGGAAACTCTACGGATAAGAAAATCAACAATCAGGCGGCCGATTTCACCGGATCGATCTCCCAGCAGGCCGGCGCTTTGAACGGCACCTCGTCGATTATGTGGCAGGTCAATACCGCGACTACGGGCACGGGGGCTTTTCCAGGGGTTATCGGCCTCGGCGTGGGGCTGACGGATAATGCCAATGCGATCAATTTTGTCATCCTGCTCAACGGGTCGACTCCGGCGGTTCAGTTTGCCTCAATGGGCACAATGACCAACGCTGGGGCAGTCGCGAGTTCACCGAGCACGCTGGCTTGGGCACCTGCCGGCAATGCCGCAGGCACGGCGAACAGTTCCAATGCACTGAGTGCGGGTGCGTCTGCCACCAGTACTTATACTAAAACTACCGCCGGGGTGGTGACCTTTGCGCTCAGCTACGCCACCCTTCAGCAGGCTATCCGCTCCTATGCGGGCTCGGCGTTTAGCAGCTTCGTGGTGGATGATTTAACCCACCTCAACTTCGTCGCCTTCACCGACTCGAGTTCCACTTATAACGCTCAGGTGAACGGCGATCTGTTCGCCACCTCGAACACCAACAAGGGTTCGACCGCGACGTTCACCTCCCTGGGCATGGGTACCACCCTGATTCGACCCGGCGGCGGGCCGATTCCTGAACCGGCGGCGATTTACCAGCTCGGCGGGTTCATTGGCGTGGGGCTGCTCGGTTTCTTTTGGCGGCGGCGAAGGGCCGCTAAGCAGGCGGTTTGA
- a CDS encoding VanZ family protein, giving the protein MSSVHTPSRWQWGYALALAATVVWASSFGQVALPDCADFVNFDKLAHASVFGLMATLVLRPFRSRPIVWSIIIVSLFGAVDELHQNFTPGRSMDILDWVADTTGAVVAVSAYTFWGGYRRVLEFKLLKRKPRVSAPVYVVASVDPTARAAAPALATVAAPVVTPIPPAS; this is encoded by the coding sequence ATGTCCTCCGTTCACACTCCGTCCCGCTGGCAGTGGGGCTACGCTCTGGCGCTGGCCGCCACCGTGGTCTGGGCCTCCAGCTTTGGGCAGGTGGCACTGCCGGACTGCGCCGATTTTGTTAACTTCGACAAACTCGCCCACGCCTCAGTCTTTGGCCTGATGGCCACCTTGGTGCTGCGGCCGTTTCGCTCTCGGCCGATCGTCTGGTCGATCATCATCGTTTCGCTTTTCGGCGCGGTCGACGAACTCCACCAGAATTTCACCCCGGGGCGTTCGATGGATATTCTCGATTGGGTCGCCGACACCACCGGCGCCGTCGTCGCCGTGAGCGCTTACACCTTCTGGGGCGGGTACCGGCGGGTGTTGGAATTCAAACTCCTTAAACGTAAACCCCGTGTCTCCGCCCCTGTTTACGTAGTCGCCTCCGTTGATCCGACTGCGCGCGCCGCCGCTCCCGCGCTTGCCACCGTCGCCGCTCCCGTCGTCACCCCGATCCCACCCGCATCATGA
- a CDS encoding alkaline phosphatase family protein: protein MTPSIDLFVFVDALGWELAQRRRFLTDLLPHRQACDTLFGYSCTCDPSILTGALPYQHGHFSFFTYAPDRSSFRWARPLGWIPEIIAAHHRLRHPLSRWVAKNLGYTGYFQLYSTPFKRLPQLDYTEKRDLYEPGGIIGGQPAIFEYWRASGVPWFRSDWHAGDAANMDAMADHLREGKVRLAYLINGGLDATMHAHTTTGPQTDAAFARLERWLRDLNTLARTRYTEVRWHIFSDHGMADTHTCSRMMPEFEQLGLRYGKDYAAAWDSTMARFWFPGGAGIRTQVETWLAGRPEGRIVTEAELERWGCLFPDRRYGELFYVLNEGVIFAPSFMNQRRVPAMHGFDPDLPQSRACWLTSHAVAQPPDRIEGIYHVMRAAADRIAGLPSSLTASHKY, encoded by the coding sequence ATGACGCCCAGCATCGACCTCTTTGTCTTCGTTGACGCCCTCGGCTGGGAACTGGCCCAACGCCGCCGCTTCCTCACCGACCTGCTGCCCCACCGCCAAGCCTGCGACACCCTGTTCGGCTACTCCTGCACCTGCGACCCGAGCATCCTCACCGGTGCCCTGCCCTACCAACACGGCCATTTTTCCTTTTTTACCTATGCCCCAGACCGCTCGTCCTTCCGCTGGGCGCGCCCGCTGGGATGGATCCCAGAAATAATCGCCGCCCACCACCGCCTGCGCCACCCCCTCAGCCGTTGGGTGGCGAAAAACCTCGGCTACACCGGTTATTTCCAACTTTACAGCACCCCGTTTAAGCGCCTGCCGCAGCTCGACTACACCGAAAAACGCGATCTCTACGAACCCGGCGGCATCATCGGCGGGCAGCCCGCCATTTTTGAGTACTGGCGTGCGTCCGGCGTCCCTTGGTTTCGTTCGGACTGGCACGCGGGCGACGCCGCCAACATGGACGCTATGGCCGACCACTTGCGCGAGGGCAAGGTCCGCCTCGCCTACCTCATCAACGGCGGCCTCGACGCCACCATGCACGCTCACACCACGACCGGCCCACAGACCGACGCCGCCTTCGCCCGGCTCGAACGCTGGTTGCGCGACCTCAATACGCTGGCCAGAACCCGTTACACCGAAGTGCGTTGGCATATTTTTAGCGACCACGGCATGGCCGACACCCACACCTGCAGCCGCATGATGCCCGAGTTCGAACAACTTGGCCTGCGCTACGGCAAGGATTATGCCGCCGCCTGGGATTCGACCATGGCACGCTTCTGGTTTCCGGGCGGTGCAGGCATCCGCACTCAGGTGGAAACCTGGCTGGCCGGGCGGCCCGAGGGCCGCATCGTGACCGAGGCCGAGCTGGAGCGCTGGGGGTGCCTTTTTCCCGACCGGCGGTACGGCGAACTGTTTTACGTGCTCAACGAAGGCGTGATTTTCGCGCCTTCGTTTATGAACCAGCGCCGCGTGCCCGCCATGCACGGCTTCGACCCCGACCTGCCGCAATCACGCGCCTGCTGGCTCACCAGCCACGCGGTCGCCCAACCGCCCGACCGCATCGAGGGAATTTACCACGTGATGCGTGCCGCCGCCGATCGCATCGCAGGGTTACCGAGCTCACTTACTGCTAGCCACAAATACTAA